The sequence GCTGAGTAACGTGGCTTCGTTTTGCACCGTAGCTGCCAGAAAATCCAACTGTTCGTTACTGATGTGGATTGCCGCCAAAGCCGCCACGCCACTTTCAATAATGATGCGCGAATCGAACAGCGCATCCAGACTGCCTGCGTTGAGATCGATAATCATTTCTAACGGTTCAAGAAGTTCACGCGGCTGCAACGTACCGACGAAGGTCCCTTCTCCATGACGAATTCGAAGTAATCCTAATAGTGACAAGCCTCGGATGGCCTCACGCACCGCTGGACGCCCTACCCCTAGCATGCTTGCCAGCTCCCGTTCCGGCGGCAATTGCTGAGTGGGCTTGAGCTGCCCAGTGCGAATCATATGCAAGAGTCGTTGCGCTACTTGCTCGGCAACCGAGGTTTGAATGATGGGATCGAATGACATATCTATGAGATCACTTTGAAATTCAGTGGTAAGACCAATAAACGAAGAATAGGGCCGAAATTTCTTTGTGTCAATCCCGCTGGCGGTTTGATTGAGCCCTGGATGCGCTGGATTTGAACGGCAGGTGTGTACAAATTTGAACTTTAAATTAATCCTTGAATTATCAAAAAAACAACTATAGAATGTTAGTTATTGTGAAATACATAACTTTTATGACCCTGAACTATTTTTTTGTATCAAACTAGAAACGTTCAGTGGCTTGATAGATTGGTTTGGTGCGGATTTCGTTCCTGGTCTTGTTAGGACCTTCTCTCCTCAAAAGCATTTAAAACAAATGGGCACTCTCGAACGACAAAGATTTTTATGCTGCGCAATGGACTAAGTCACCGATCAGAGCAATATCCAGGCGCCTCAGCACTACCGGAGGAATCAGCAAATGACACTATCCACATCGCATCTAAAGTTATCAATCGGTGCCCTGCTGCGCGATACTGCATTGAAAGTCGCCCTACTTGCGCAGCACGCAGAGCCAGCATCCATGGAGCATCTCAGCGCTGAATGCCTGAAGTTGATCGCTATATTTGATCACGCCTTAGAACATCGCAAAGTAGCTGACGATGTCAGACACGAAGCGGTGTATGCGCAATGCGGTTTAATTGATGAAATGGTGATGTCCCACCTGCCAGAAAATGTAAAATTGAAATGGCGTGCCTCTCCTTTGCATTTCGCCTTATTTCAACATCGCGATGCAGGAGAGCGAATCTATGAACGTCTCGCAGCGCGCATGGCGCAAATATCGCCGAACCTCGCCATGTTGGAGTGCTATAGCGCGATCCTCCACCTGGGCTTCAGTGGCCGATACAAGTTAGCCGACGAGAAAGAACGAACCGCGTTAATGGCTCAACTCGATGCGCAAATTGATACGCTTCGCTCAACGCATTCCCTCGAACAGCCTGCGAGCAATGATGCAGGGGATAAAAAAAAATTCTTTGAAATTGGTGGTTTGTTGCTGCCAACACTATCTCCGTGGGTATTGGCCGGCATAACTGCGTTAGTGACGCTATTACTCTATTTTTTAGTGGGGGAGACCTTAGAAGAAATATTGACCCATTGGTAGGAACAAAAACGTAAAATACGTCTGTCATAGGGGCTTTAGCAATAATAGATTTAACAGCCGTGAATTTGCCAGCCAGTCTCTCAGGAAAGACAGCAAACTGCTTGTTTGCTGGAACCCTCATTTTTTTCAGAACGCGTCACATTCGAGGTTACATTCGAGGTTACATTCGAGCCTGGAGTATTCATGCAACTGCATTCTTTTCCCCGTCCTTTCAAAGCGTTAGTCATCGGTGCGACCGGTGCGCTTGGTGCAGCTTTTGTGAGCGTGCTGGAATCGAATCCGGATTGTTCGCTTATCGCAGCCCTCCACCGGCAATCCCAACCGCCGATCGACTTTGACCGTGAAGAGAGTATTGCCGAGGCAGCCCAGACGCTGGCCGTCAAAGGGCCATTTAATTTGATCATCAATGCCGCCGGTATACTCCACAGCTCCGACTTTATGCCGGAGAAAAGACTAGCGGATGTGTCCTATCATCAAATGATGGAAACCTTCCGGGCAAATGCTTTTGGTCCGGCGCTGGTGATGCGCCATTTTTCAAAGTTATTGGATAACGAAAGAGGTGTGATGGCGATTCTCTCGGCCAAGGTGGGGAGTATTGGAGATAATCGTTTGGGTGGATGGTATAGCTACCGCGCCTCTAAAGCAGCATTGAATATGTTCATCAAAACGGCTGCGATCGAAATCAACAGAACGAAACCCGGCGCAGTGTTGATTGCCCTTCACCCCGGCACGGTTAATTCAAGATTATCGGAGCCGTTTCGCGGGGCACAAATTGGACGCACGGCCGATGCGGCCGCCAGAGATATGCTGGACGTCATCGACAAACTTACAGCAGCCGATACCGGGCGATTTTACGCATACAATGGCGCGACGCTACCCTGGTAGCTAAATTGTCAGCGGACTCAGCAGCAGACTTAGTATCTGACTTTGTGACTAACTTAGTGGCCAATTTTATGGTTGATTTTAATGGCTGCTTTATTTGATACGTTGTTTTTCCAGCTTTCGCGCTAGTGTTCGCCGATGCATTCCCAGGCGGCGCGCCGTCTCAGAGATATTAAAATCTGTCTCCACCAAAACTTCATGAATACGTTCCCATTCCAGCGTCTTGATCGACGTCACGCGGTTGGGTATTTCGACTTCGGTCACGCCAGCAACATGGCCGAAGGCAGCTTCAATATCGTCCGTGTTTGAAGGCTTGGCCAAATATTGACACGCGCCGAGTTTAATGGCCTCCACCGCCGTGGTAAGACTAGCGAAGCCAGTCAGCACCACGATCAACATCGCGGGATCGTGCTTATGAAGCAGTTGGACGCAGACCAGCCCGGAGGTGTTGCTGTTAAGTTTGAGGTCGACTACCGCATAGCCAGGCGTATGCAGAAGCAATAATGCGGCAACTTCCACCAGGTTTGCGGCAAGCAATACGGTATAGCCGCGACGCTCGAACGAACGTCCAAGGGTCCGCGCAAATGCGGCGTCATCTTCAACGATCAATAATAGACGCTCAAGGCGGTCAAGGGGGTCAGTCGACATTCAGGGCTGCCTCTTCGAGACTGATCGCAGCAAGCGGTAAGCTGAGTTTTACCGCCGCGCCACCCTCTTCCCGATTGCGTGCGTCGACGGTACCGCCCAATTTTCTGGCAACATTCACGACAAAAAACAATCCCAGCCCACCGCCCGGTCGCCCTTTGCTGGACTGATAAGGCTTGCCTATCTGCGTTAGCATCGCTGGGGCAAATCCGGGACCGATATCGGTCACCAATAACGTTAATGCATCGGCTTCACGCGTTGCTTCCAGGCATAGCCAGCGGGGAGAAGCTTCGAGGGCATTATCCAATACGTTACAAATCATTTGTTTCAATGCAGAGTCAAACACCACCGGCATATCATGCTCTATATGATTTTTATAGACAAAAGTGACGATGGCTCGGGTAGCACGAAAATCTTCGACAAGATCACTCAAAAAAGTATTGATGGTGGTCTTTACAGATGATTCCCCACGTGCTTCTCCGGCTGACAGCAGGATGCCGCTAACGATGGACTTGCAGCGGGTTAGCTGGGTCTGCATTTCACGGATTTCTTCCAGCAATTCACTATTTTGACTGAATTCGGGCATACGCCTCCAATCCCCAAGAATGACGGATAACGTCGCTAAAGGCGTACCCAGCTCATGCGCGGCACCGGAAGCTAACAGGCCCATCCTCACGATATGGTCTTCCTCGGCGGCGCGCTGGCGCAAGTCGGCGAGTTGGGCATAACCGGCACGAAGATTGCGACCAATGCGCGTGATAAAAATCACCAGTAACGCAGCGATCAACGCAAAGCAGATCAGCATTCCTTCGACATAGAGGTTAGACAATCCATTGCCATGATCCGGTGGTAATGTCAGCGGATCGGAAAATAAAGAAAGACTAGCCAGGCAGGCAATGGTGATAACGACGATCGTCCAGGTCGACCAGGCTTCGAGCAACACAGCACTCAAAATCACCTGTAATAAATAGAGAAACGCAAAAGGATTGGTGGTGCCGCCGCTAAGATGCAACTGGAACGTCAGGGTCCCAACATCCACCAAAAGCGCAAGAAAGAGCTCACCGTTCTTCACCACGCGCTGTTCATGCCAACGCAGGTGGCTGGCGATGTTAAAGGCAATCAGGCACGCCAATACCTGTAGCATCTGCGGTAAAGGAAGGTGGATATCAAAACCGAGAATCACAATAGCGATGGTTGTGATCTGTCCAAACACTGCAATCCAGCGCAGTTGAATTAACTGCAGCATGTTGTTGTGCCCTGCGGCATTTTCAAAGCCCGTCGCTTCCGCCCATAACTCTTTTAAGTTCGTTGTTGGGATAAGGGTGTCATTTTTTGTTGGCATCTTCACTTTCACGATTGATGCCGGGGCCGGAGCCAATAGCCCTGCCAACATTTTCGCGGCGCACACGAAGCAAGCGCAGGTCGTCGCGCACAACCCAGAATCCAGCGCCCGCTAACATCAATGCGAGTGCGAACCAGGTTAACGCATACACCAAATGATTATTGGGAAAAGCAATTACCGTCAAACCGGCAACCGGTTGACGCGACCTGTTGGCGTCGCCCTTTTCCGTTGAAGGCAGGTTGCCTGCTTCCTGGTCTATAAAGTAAGGTGCCACAGAGCGCAGGCCGCGCGCCAACGCAATGGCGTGAACATCACGGGAATACCAGCGATTATTTGCAGGGTCGTTATGGCGAAGAAAACCACCACCTGGCTCGCTCATACGAAGTAACCCCGTTACCACCGAATTGGCGGAATTATCAGGGTCGGCGGAGTTGGTGAATGGAGCGGAGTTCAATACTCCG is a genomic window of Glaciimonas sp. PAMC28666 containing:
- a CDS encoding FadR/GntR family transcriptional regulator; protein product: MSFDPIIQTSVAEQVAQRLLHMIRTGQLKPTQQLPPERELASMLGVGRPAVREAIRGLSLLGLLRIRHGEGTFVGTLQPRELLEPLEMIIDLNAGSLDALFDSRIIIESGVAALAAIHISNEQLDFLAATVQNEATLLSDGATFAAADVAFHEVIIDACNNPFMQSIAGSLYVLGKKSRAITSSIPAVLKRSLQDHRDILAALQARDPDRSAQAMRSHLMRVRDGYKKASQNTNVAQTHSPLT
- a CDS encoding DotU family type IV/VI secretion system protein, translating into MTLSTSHLKLSIGALLRDTALKVALLAQHAEPASMEHLSAECLKLIAIFDHALEHRKVADDVRHEAVYAQCGLIDEMVMSHLPENVKLKWRASPLHFALFQHRDAGERIYERLAARMAQISPNLAMLECYSAILHLGFSGRYKLADEKERTALMAQLDAQIDTLRSTHSLEQPASNDAGDKKKFFEIGGLLLPTLSPWVLAGITALVTLLLYFLVGETLEEILTHW
- a CDS encoding SDR family NAD(P)-dependent oxidoreductase; its protein translation is MQLHSFPRPFKALVIGATGALGAAFVSVLESNPDCSLIAALHRQSQPPIDFDREESIAEAAQTLAVKGPFNLIINAAGILHSSDFMPEKRLADVSYHQMMETFRANAFGPALVMRHFSKLLDNERGVMAILSAKVGSIGDNRLGGWYSYRASKAALNMFIKTAAIEINRTKPGAVLIALHPGTVNSRLSEPFRGAQIGRTADAAARDMLDVIDKLTAADTGRFYAYNGATLPW
- a CDS encoding response regulator transcription factor; translation: MSTDPLDRLERLLLIVEDDAAFARTLGRSFERRGYTVLLAANLVEVAALLLLHTPGYAVVDLKLNSNTSGLVCVQLLHKHDPAMLIVVLTGFASLTTAVEAIKLGACQYLAKPSNTDDIEAAFGHVAGVTEVEIPNRVTSIKTLEWERIHEVLVETDFNISETARRLGMHRRTLARKLEKQRIK
- a CDS encoding ATP-binding protein → MPTKNDTLIPTTNLKELWAEATGFENAAGHNNMLQLIQLRWIAVFGQITTIAIVILGFDIHLPLPQMLQVLACLIAFNIASHLRWHEQRVVKNGELFLALLVDVGTLTFQLHLSGGTTNPFAFLYLLQVILSAVLLEAWSTWTIVVITIACLASLSLFSDPLTLPPDHGNGLSNLYVEGMLICFALIAALLVIFITRIGRNLRAGYAQLADLRQRAAEEDHIVRMGLLASGAAHELGTPLATLSVILGDWRRMPEFSQNSELLEEIREMQTQLTRCKSIVSGILLSAGEARGESSVKTTINTFLSDLVEDFRATRAIVTFVYKNHIEHDMPVVFDSALKQMICNVLDNALEASPRWLCLEATREADALTLLVTDIGPGFAPAMLTQIGKPYQSSKGRPGGGLGLFFVVNVARKLGGTVDARNREEGGAAVKLSLPLAAISLEEAALNVD
- a CDS encoding SURF1 family protein; protein product: MNPVPRGTAGDKSPGRPVTSAARDASPRSRPAAIRIFLGICAALLVLGFVALGTWQLKRLQWKLDLIERVDQRVHAPAIAAPGLAQWSGINADADEYRHVRVTGKFLYPLTVRVQASTDFGSGFWLLTPLRSEDGSVTLINRGFVLPNFQDKHDSAGVLNSAPFTNSADPDNSANSVVTGLLRMSEPGGGFLRHNDPANNRWYSRDVHAIALARGLRSVAPYFIDQEAGNLPSTEKGDANRSRQPVAGLTVIAFPNNHLVYALTWFALALMLAGAGFWVVRDDLRLLRVRRENVGRAIGSGPGINRESEDANKK